The genomic DNA AAAGTAGTGGGCCCGAACAAGGGTGTCGGCCTCACCGGCATTCTGGGCGGGCTCGCCTCGAGCACCGCGGTGACCCTGAGCTTCACCGGACGCAGCCACGAGAACCGCGAAATGGCGCGTCCGTTTGCGCTCGCCATCATCACGGCGTGGACCGTGATGTTTTTGCGCGTGCTCGCGGCCGTGGCGTTCCTCAACATCATGCTGGTGCGGCCCATCCTGCTGCCGTTCGGCGCGTGCGTCGCCGTGGGCATTGCCTGCTGCGCGTTTCTTTACTTTCGGCAGCGCATGGAAAAACACCGCCACGAGGTTGCGGTCGACAACCCGTTCGAGCTCGGGCTCGCCATCAAGTTCGGCGTTCTGTTCGCCGCCATCCTGTTTTTTTCGCGCGCCATGCAGGTGTACTTCGGCGACGTGGGAGTGTACCTGTCAAGCTTCCTTTCCGGCCTCGCCGACGTGGACGCCATCGCGTTTTCCATGGCCAAGCTCAGCAGGGTCGCGGCCGGGCTCGATCCCGTGATCGCGGCGCGCTGCATCGTGATCGCGGCAACGGCCAACACGCTGGTCAAGGGGAGCATCGTGATGTTCACCGGCGCGCCGCAGCTCAAACGCGCCGTTTTGCCGGGGTTCATACTCATAACGATCACCGGCGCCGTGACCGCATTCATTATTTGACCCGCAAATCACTCTGCCATTTGGCAAGTTCAGCGTCAACACTAAATATCCAAATCGGGCGCCACGCCAGTTTGATTTTGTTTCATAACAATAGAGGTTTGGGCTTTGCCCGCTGCGCGGGGCCGGTCTCACTCCGGGGTCGGCCGGCAATGTGCTCCGGCACACCCTCCGGTCCACCTAACGCGCTGCATGGATTTTCTTATCAGTCAAGAAGTTCTTCTTTAGCCAGCAGGCTTCCGCCTTCAAATAGCTCCGACATTTATCAAGGAACGCGACAAACAGGTTTCTGCCGCTCGTTAAGCCGGGCAGCAGAAATTCTTACGTATGTTTTTACCGCCATCAGCGCCGCCCCTGAGGCAAGAGGATCAGCCGCTCGCCATCATATGTCGCCTCACCCCGGCCGCAAGCGGCCACCCCGCTCCACAAGCGGAGAGGCGAAAGAGATTGCCGGCCCCCTTCTCCACCCGTGGAGAAGGGCTGGGGATGAGGCGCATCCTTGCGGAAAAACCTGCGCCCTCACCGGATGAAATAATCATCAAAAAGAATTTTTAAAGAAAATTGTCGGAGGACTTGGAGGGTCAAAAAAAGAATTCGTCACGCCTGCGTCGCGGCCATCGAAGATTTGTCCGCCTGATGGAACTTGTCGTCGGCGCCCTTCTGCGTCACCGCCGGTGAATACTTGTTTTCCATGGAAAGGCACTTTTTGGGGCACGCCTCGACGCACGCGCTGCACGCGATGCAGCGGAGCCGGTTGATCTGCCAGTCTTTCGACGCCTTGGTCACGGTGATGGCGTCGGTGGGGCACTTCTTCTGGCAGATGCCGCAGAAGATGCATTTGTCAATTTCGATGGAGACGCTGCCGCGCGTGTTCTTGAAGAACGGCCGCTTCTCGAACGGGTACAGGCGCGTGGCCGGACGCGACAGCGCGCTGCGGGTGACGACTTTTGCGATTTTCATCTGCGACATGGTCAGCGCTCCGTGCAGCTGATGCAGGGGTCGATGGTGAGCACGATCACGGGCACGTCGGCCAGTTCGCACCCGCCGAGCATCTTCACGAGCGGCGGTACGTTGGCGAACGTGGGCGTGCGTACGCGGAAGCGCTCGAGGTTCTTGGTGTTGTTCCCCTTGACATAGTATATGACCTCGCCGCGCGGCTGCTCCACGCGGGCGAAATA from Chitinivibrionales bacterium includes the following:
- a CDS encoding MgtC/SapB family protein, with amino-acid sequence MPNTMDESTSLFLRFGVALVIGFLVGLQREYEFEVHTKEMPAGVRTFGLVGLIGCSAALVSDLLKSPWPFVGVTFTLGIFFAINYYLEAVNGKPGLTTKASLILTLLAGGLAYWPKTLSLAVALAVTMTVLLSVKVQLHRFVRHLTHDDIFAVLKFAVISAIVLPILPDRVFGPQPFDIFNPFKLWLFVVFISGISFVGYVLIKVVGPNKGVGLTGILGGLASSTAVTLSFTGRSHENREMARPFALAIITAWTVMFLRVLAAVAFLNIMLVRPILLPFGACVAVGIACCAFLYFRQRMEKHRHEVAVDNPFELGLAIKFGVLFAAILFFSRAMQVYFGDVGVYLSSFLSGLADVDAIAFSMAKLSRVAAGLDPVIAARCIVIAATANTLVKGSIVMFTGAPQLKRAVLPGFILITITGAVTAFII
- a CDS encoding 4Fe-4S dicluster domain-containing protein; translated protein: MSQMKIAKVVTRSALSRPATRLYPFEKRPFFKNTRGSVSIEIDKCIFCGICQKKCPTDAITVTKASKDWQINRLRCIACSACVEACPKKCLSMENKYSPAVTQKGADDKFHQADKSSMAATQA